One window of Salegentibacter sp. Hel_I_6 genomic DNA carries:
- a CDS encoding AraC family transcriptional regulator encodes MEFILLVPFILGVIDVGYVYLQPEPFYDTIISGAISSPEYRLGAQYFLLRLDQHLLMRHVWQLGVLVVLIPKILSFIEKGEGDELKSILNKWLLIFWGILMMMAILAIMYALEKMFETNLFHSLIVIGNNGGIITFFLYIALFVIGIIPIYFPTILYGYPQQIQAMAITKSEEQPEDLKFGLDKQVVIEKFERLKESRSYLNQNFNLTECSRELEMPSHHISYFLKQQYEVSFTEYKNKLRMEYAKQLIENGYLETNTIEALAQECGFTSRTSFSKTFKTLVEVSPSAYGLSFR; translated from the coding sequence ATGGAGTTCATTCTTCTTGTTCCTTTTATATTAGGAGTAATAGATGTGGGGTATGTTTATCTTCAACCAGAACCTTTTTACGATACTATTATTTCTGGAGCAATTTCTTCACCGGAATATAGGCTGGGAGCCCAATATTTTTTATTGAGGCTAGATCAACATCTTTTAATGCGTCATGTTTGGCAATTAGGAGTATTAGTGGTTTTAATACCCAAAATTTTATCTTTTATTGAAAAAGGAGAAGGTGATGAACTTAAAAGTATACTTAACAAATGGCTTCTCATTTTTTGGGGAATCCTTATGATGATGGCTATTCTGGCAATTATGTATGCTTTGGAAAAAATGTTTGAAACAAACCTGTTTCATTCCCTAATAGTTATTGGAAATAACGGAGGTATAATAACTTTCTTTCTTTATATAGCATTATTTGTTATTGGAATTATTCCCATCTATTTTCCTACTATTTTGTACGGATACCCACAGCAAATACAAGCAATGGCCATTACCAAATCCGAAGAGCAACCTGAAGATCTCAAATTTGGCCTTGACAAACAGGTAGTGATTGAAAAATTTGAACGATTAAAAGAAAGTAGATCATACTTAAATCAAAATTTCAACCTCACCGAATGCTCTAGGGAGCTGGAAATGCCTTCTCATCATATTTCCTATTTTCTTAAGCAACAATATGAAGTAAGTTTTACGGAATACAAGAACAAGTTGCGAATGGAATATGCGAAGCAACTTATTGAAAATGGTTATCTTGAAACAAATACTATAGAAGCTTTGGCACAAGAATGCGGTTTTACTAGCAGAACTTCTTTCAGTAAAACTTTTAAAACTCTTGTAGAAGTAAGCCCTAGTGCTTACGGGTTAAGTTTCCGCTAA